The Impatiens glandulifera chromosome 3, dImpGla2.1, whole genome shotgun sequence genome contains a region encoding:
- the LOC124930700 gene encoding ABC transporter D family member 1-like, which yields MTSLQLLQLTKLGQDLLTSRRKSLFLVTGVFAAGGMAAYVQSRHYDINSNPFSICYWLPNKNKQELEVEDVNDNKLKQSKRKRKNGLKSVRVLAAILVSHIGQMGARDLLALVGIVVLRTVLSNRLAKVQGFLFRAAFLQRFSTFSLLILENLALCFLQSTLLSTSKYLTGSLSLRFRKILTRVVHARYFQNMVYYKITRVDGRITNPEQRIASDIPSFCSEFSDLLQDDLAAATDCLMYSWRLCSYASPKYIFWMLGYIITAGGLMKKISPSFGKLTSKGQQLEGEYRQLHTRLRNHAESIAFYGGEVREETHIQGKFRNLVEHIRVVLHDHWWFGMVQDFFFKYLGATVAVILIIEPFFAGHLRPDNSTLGRAEMLSNLRYHTSVVISLFQSLGMLFTSSKRLNQLSGYADRIRELMVISRELSVQDAPSLLRKGNKKVVSEANYIEFNEVKVVTPTGNVLVEDLTLKVELGSNLLITGPNGSGKSSLFRVLGGLWPMVSGNIVKPGIGSDLNKEIFYVPQRPYTTVGTLRDQLIYPLSADQEFEQLTHGEMVKLLKKVDLEYLLDRYPSEKEVNWGDELSLGEQQRLGMARLFYHKPKFAILDECTSAVTNDMEERFCAKVRAMGTSCITISHRPAMVAFHEVVLSLDGEGGWNIHEKRGVSPILSNTGFRTLKLLETDRHNDAVTVELAFSNGEKDSASPVSKSRAYMTELISSSPMMDHDVPLTVTPQFQTSVKLLPLRIASMVKVLVPTMHRTEGMQLLALVALVMSRTWISDRTASLNGTSVKYVLRQDSNAFIRLVAVSIAQSMASSFIAPSLRYLTANISLGWRIHLTQHFLKTYLKNHAYYKVLHMSSKQIDADQRITQDLQKLTLDLSGLVSGMVKPSVDILWFTWRMKLLTGNRGLAILYAYMLLGLGFLRSVAPDFGELVSEEQQLEGTYRFMHERLQAHAESVAFFGGGAREKMVIDSRFKELINHSISLLKRKWLFNILDDFITKQLPHNVTWGLSFLYAMEHKGDKSLTSTQGELAHALLFLSSIVSQSFLAFGDILGLHRKVLELSGGISRIFELEELFDISQKGTPVCGTVTCTKSDEIISFLEADITSPCRKVLARKLTCDIEPGKSLLVTGPNGSGKSSVFRVLRGLWGNNVSGKVKKPSEGIDGEGKCGVFYIPQRPYTCLGTLRDQVIYPLSCKEAVDNVVKGKGALDEKSKMLDVQLRSILENVKLVYLLDREGGFDVTKNWEDILSLGEQQRLGMARLFFHKPKFGILDECTNATSVDVEEQLYQLACDMGITVLTSSQRPALLAFHSKELRLIDGEGQWELHSIHSTK from the exons ATGACATCACTTCAGCTATTACAGCTAACCAAACTTGGTCAAGATCTCTTGACCTCAAGAAG GAAATCCTTATTTCTTGTAACTGGTGTTTTTGCTGCTGGAGGAATGGCTGCATATGTGCAATCAAGGCACTATGATATAAATTCTAATCCTTTTAGTATCTGTTATTGGCTTCCGAATAAGAATAAACAAGAATTGGAGGTGGAGGATGTTAATGATAACAAGTTAAAGCAAAGCAAGCGGAAAAGGAAGAACGGATTGAAATCAGTTAGAGTTTTAGCTGCCATTCTTGTATCTCACATAGGCCAGATGGGTGCAAGAGACCTTCTAGCCTTAGTGGGCATTGTG GTACTACGAACAGTTTTAAGCAATAGGCTGGCAAAAGTGCAGGGGTTTCTATTCCGTGCTGCATTTCTTCAACGCTTTTCGACGTTTTCCCTTCTGATTCTCGAAAATCTTGCGCTATGTTTTCTTCAGTCGACCTTGCTTTCTACATCCAAGTACTTAACAGGTTCCTTAAGTTTGCGCTTCAGAAAGATTTTGACAAGAGTCGTCCATGCACGTTATTTTCAG AATATGGTGTATTACAAAATTACTCGCGTTGATGGTCGGATAACTAATCCGGAGCAAAGAATTGCAAGTGATATTCCAAGCTTTTGTTCAGAGTTCAGTGACCTTCTTCAAGATGACCTTGCAGCAGCTACTGATTGTTTGATGTACTCATGGCGTCTGTGTTCATATGCCAgcccaaaatatattttctgGATGTTG GGCTATATAATTACAGCAGGGGGATTAATGAAAAAGATTTCTCCTTCCTTTGGGAAGCTTACCTCCAAAGGACAACAGCTGGAAGGGGAGTATAGGCAGCTACACACAAGATTGAGGAACCATGCAGAGAGCATAGCCTTTTATGGGGGTGAAGTTAGAGAAGAAACTCACATTCAGGGAAAATTTAGGAATCTTGTTGAGCACATAAGAGTTGTTCTTCATGACCATTGGTGGTTTGGGATGGTCCAGGATTTCTTTTTCAAGTACCTTGGTGCTACTGTAGCTGTCATACTGATAATTGAGCCTTTCTTTGCTGGTCATTTAAGACCTGACAATTCAACCTTGGGACGAGCAGAGATGTTGAGCAATCTAAGATACCATACAAGCGTTGTCATATCACTGTTTCAATCACTTGGAATGCTTTTTACGAGTTCAAAAAGACTTAATCAACTAAG TGGATATGCTGATCGTATTCGTGAGCTCATGGTTATATCTAGAGAGCTGAGTGTTCAAGATGCTCCCTCTCTACTTAGAAAGGGAAATAAGAAAGTTGTTAGTGAAGcaaattatattgaattcaaTGAAGTCAAG GTTGTTACTCCGACTGGTAACGTTCTAGTGGAGGATTTGACTCTAAAAGTTGAATTAGGTTCCAATCTTTTGATTACAG GCCCAAATGGGAGCGGAAAAAGCTCACTTTTCAGAGTTTTAGGAGGACTCTGGCCTATGGTGTCCGGCAACATAGTGAAACCAGGAATTGGCTCTGATCTCAACAAAGAAATTTTCTACGTGCCACAACGACCATATACAACTGTTGGAACACTTCGTGATCAGTTAATTTATCCTCTTAGTGCAGATCAAGAGTTTGAGCAACTGACACATGGTGAGATGGTGAAACTACTAAAAAAG GTTGATCTTGAGTACCTGCTTGATCGTTACCCATCTGAAAAGGAGGTAAATTGGGGGGATGAGTTATCTCTAGGAGAACAACAACGGTTGGGCATGGCCAGACTATTCTATCACAAACCAAAATTTGCTATCCTTGATGAATGCACCAGTGCTGTGACAAATGATATGGAGGAACGATTTTGTGCCAAAGTACGAGCCATGGGGACCTCTTGCATTACTATATCTCATCGTCCTGCAATGGTTGCCTTTCATGAAGTGGTTTTGTCATTGGATGGTGAAGGGGGCTGGAATATTCATGAGAAGAG AGGGGTTTCTCCTATTCTTAGCAACACTGGATTCAGGACACTGAAATTATTAGAGACAGACCGCCACAATGATGCAGTGACAGTAGAACTTGCATTCTCTAATGGTGAGAAG GATTCAGCTTCCCCCGTTTCAAAGTCAAGAGCTTACATGACAGAATTGATATCTTCATCTCCCATGATGGATCATGATGTTCCATTAACTGTAACTCCACAGTTCCAAACATCTGTGAAGCTTCTGCCACTGAGAATAGCTTCCATGGTTAAGGTTTTG GTGCCTACAATGCACCGCACAGAGGGGATGCAATTGCTAGCACTTGTTGCGCTTGTGATGTCAAGAACTTGGATATCTGATCGCACCGCTTCTCTAAATG GGACATCTGTAAAATATGTTCTGCGGCAAGATAGTAATGCATTCATTCGACTGGTTGCTGTTAGTATCGCCCAGAGTATGGCATCTTCTTTCATTGCACCTTCTTTGAG GTACTTGACAGCCAATATTTCTCTTGGTTGGAGGATTCATTTAACTCAACATTTTCTGAAGACTTACTTAAAAAATCATGCTTATTACAAG GTCCTTCACATGTCAAGCAAACAAATAGATGCAGATCAAAGGATAACTCAAGATCTACAGAAATTGACCTTGGACTTGTCAGGGCTTGTAAGTGGAATGGTAAAGCCATCAGTTGACATTTTGTG GTTCACTTGGAGAATGAAGTTGTTGACTGGTAACAGGGGACTTGCCATCTTATATGCTTATATGTTATTAGGTCTAGGTTTTCTGAGGAGTGTTGCTCCTGATTTCGGCGAACTCGTCAGTGAAGAACAACAACTTGAAGGAACATATAG GTTCATGCATGAGAGGTTGCAGGCACATGCTGAATCTGTTGCTTTCTTTGGTGGTGGTGCTCGAGAGAAAATG GTGATAGATTCAAGATTTAAAGAACTTATTAATCATTCTATATCACTACTCAAGAGGAAATGGCTCTTCAATATACTAGATGACTTCATAACTAAGCAACTGCCACATAATGTCACTTGGGGTTTGAGCTTCTTGTATGCTATGGAACACAAAGGGGACAAATCATTGACTTCCACCCAAG GTGAATTGGCACATGCTTTGCTATTTTTATCATCTATTGTGTCACAAAGCTTTTTGGCTTTTGGTGACATCCTTGGACTGCATAGAAAGGTCCTTGAGCTTTCTGGAGGTATCAGTAGAATTTTTGAGCTGGAAGAGCTTTTTGACATTTCACAAAAAG GTACTCCAGTTTGTGGTACTGTAACATGTACAAAGTCGGATGAAATAATTTCCTTCTTGGAGGCAGACATAACTAGTCCATGCAGAAAAGTATTGGCTAGGAAATTAACTTGCGATATAGAACCTGGGAAAAGCTTACTTGTGACTG GGCCAAATGGAAGCGGAAAAAGCTCTGTTTTCAGAGTCCTGCGAGGGCTTTGGGGAAATAATGTAAGCGGGAAAGTAAAGAAACCTAGCGAAGGAATTGATGGAGAAGGCAAGTGTGGTGTTTTCTACATTCCTCAACGGCCATATACATGCTTAGGAACCTTGAGGGATCAAGTTATTTATCCACTTTCCTGCAAGGAAGCAGTGGATAATGTTGTTAAGGGAAAAG GTGCATTGGATGAGAAGAGTAAGATGCTTGATGTGCAGTTGAGAAGCATCCTTGAGAATGTAAAACTAGTGTATCTATTGGATCGAGAAGGCGGATTTGATGTTACTAAGAACTGGGAAGATATCTTATCTCTAGGAGAGCAACAGAGATTAGGCATG gCACGGTTGTTTTTCCACAAACCCAAGTTTGGCATCCTTGACGAGTGCACCAA TGCCACAAGTGTTGATGTTGAGGAACAGCTTTACCAGCTTGCATGTGATATGGGCATCACTGTTTTGACTTCTTCACAG CGCCCTGCTCTGTTAGCATTTCATTCAAAAGAGTTGAGATTGATAGATGGGGAGGGTCAATGGGAGCTTCATTCTATTCACTCTACCAAATAG